In Pseudomonas fluorescens, one genomic interval encodes:
- a CDS encoding ABC transporter ATP-binding protein, with amino-acid sequence MSQVDSNAGASDVLVSFRGVQKSYDGENLIVKDLNLDIRKGEFLTLLGPSGSGKTTSLMMLAGFETPTAGEILLAGRAINNVPPHKRDIGMVFQNYALFPHMTVAENLAFPLTVRGLNKSDVSDKVKKVLSMVQLDAFASRYPAQLSGGQQQRVALARALVFEPQLVLMDEPLGALDKQLREHMQMEIKHLHQRLGVTVVYVTHDQGEALTMSDRVAVFHQGEIQQIAPPRTLYEEPKNTFVANFIGENNRLNGRLLSQSGERCVVELGRGEKVEALAVNVGQTGEPVTLSIRPERVSLNGSSDQCVNRFSGRVAEFIYLGDHVRVRLEVCGKTDFFVKQPIAELDPALAVGDVVPLGWQVEHVRALDPLLEAH; translated from the coding sequence ATGAGCCAGGTCGATTCAAACGCAGGGGCCAGTGACGTGCTGGTCAGCTTTCGTGGAGTGCAGAAGAGCTACGACGGCGAGAACCTGATCGTCAAAGACCTCAACCTGGACATTCGCAAAGGCGAGTTCCTGACCCTGCTCGGACCGTCCGGCTCGGGCAAGACCACCAGCCTGATGATGCTCGCCGGGTTCGAAACCCCGACCGCTGGCGAAATCCTCCTGGCCGGCCGTGCAATCAACAACGTGCCGCCGCACAAGCGTGACATCGGCATGGTGTTCCAGAACTACGCGCTGTTCCCGCACATGACCGTGGCCGAGAACCTGGCCTTTCCGCTGACCGTACGTGGCCTGAACAAGAGCGACGTCAGCGACAAGGTCAAGAAGGTCCTGAGCATGGTCCAGCTTGACGCGTTCGCTTCGCGCTATCCGGCACAACTCTCCGGCGGTCAGCAGCAGCGTGTGGCGCTGGCGCGGGCGCTGGTGTTCGAACCGCAACTGGTGCTGATGGACGAACCGCTGGGCGCACTCGACAAGCAACTGCGCGAACACATGCAGATGGAGATCAAGCACCTGCACCAGCGCCTCGGCGTGACCGTGGTCTACGTGACCCACGACCAGGGTGAAGCGCTGACCATGTCCGACCGCGTCGCCGTGTTTCATCAGGGCGAGATCCAGCAGATCGCCCCGCCGCGCACGCTTTACGAAGAACCGAAAAACACCTTCGTCGCCAACTTCATCGGCGAGAACAACCGCCTCAACGGCCGACTGCTCAGCCAGAGCGGCGAGCGTTGCGTGGTCGAGTTGGGCCGGGGCGAGAAGGTCGAGGCGCTGGCGGTCAACGTCGGCCAGACCGGCGAACCGGTGACCCTGTCGATCCGCCCGGAGCGCGTCAGCCTCAATGGTTCGAGCGACCAATGCGTCAACCGCTTCTCAGGGAGGGTGGCGGAATTCATCTATCTGGGCGACCACGTCCGGGTTCGCCTGGAAGTCTGCGGCAAGACCGACTTCTTCGTGAAACAACCGATTGCCGAGCTCGATCCAGCGCTCGCGGTCGGCGACGTGGTTCCGCTTGGCTGGCAGGTCGAGCACGTTCGCGCACTCGATCCTCTTCTAGAGGCGCACTAA
- a CDS encoding response regulator: MIRVLVAEDHTIVREGIKQLIGLAKDLQVVGEASNGEQLLETLRSVPCEVVLLDISMPGVNGLEAIPRIRALNNPPAILVLSMHDEAQMAARALKVGAAGYATKDSDPALLLTAIRKVAAGGRYIDPELADRMVFEVGLTDTRPLHSLLSEREFSVFERLAQGANVNDIAQQLALSSKTISTHKARLMQKLNITSLAELVKYAMEHKLL; encoded by the coding sequence TTGATCCGTGTACTGGTAGCCGAAGACCACACCATCGTCCGTGAAGGCATCAAGCAATTGATCGGCCTGGCCAAGGATCTGCAAGTGGTGGGGGAGGCGAGCAATGGCGAGCAGTTGCTCGAAACCCTACGCAGCGTGCCGTGTGAAGTGGTGTTGCTGGACATCTCGATGCCTGGCGTCAATGGGTTGGAGGCGATTCCGCGGATTCGCGCGCTGAACAATCCACCGGCGATTTTGGTGCTGTCGATGCACGACGAGGCGCAAATGGCCGCCCGTGCACTGAAGGTCGGCGCCGCCGGCTATGCGACCAAGGACAGCGATCCGGCATTGCTGCTGACGGCGATTCGCAAGGTGGCGGCCGGCGGGCGCTACATCGACCCGGAACTGGCCGACCGCATGGTCTTCGAAGTCGGCCTGACCGACACGCGTCCGTTGCATTCGCTGCTGTCCGAGCGTGAGTTCTCGGTGTTCGAGCGCCTGGCCCAAGGCGCCAACGTCAACGACATCGCCCAACAACTGGCGCTGAGCAGCAAGACCATCAGCACCCACAAGGCGCGGCTGATGCAGAAGCTCAACATCACCTCGCTGGCCGAGCTGGTCAAATACGCGATGGAGCACAAACTCCTCTGA
- a CDS encoding PAS domain-containing sensor histidine kinase, whose product MMRFCCLWVIGWLCFPLMGWAASAPAAHAALLTPCEQQWLAQHRELRVGLVLQAPYAQYDRRLQRLSGANVELMKALAKTLNVELSWRNFQDLAQLEEAAREGEIDIAPGLTQTPGALRLWLFSDPYMRVPQLVVSDQKSGGVVELEKLDSLSRVAVRMPSVTADYLRSNYPHLNLQGVPLERQALQLLLTQQASYAVIDEAQLGRLSAEPEFAGLVVVGDIGLPQLLRVATRRDWPQLAGIIESALRAIPAKDLERLHNQWLQPKYPRLTESPGFWQNLSLLFAVLLLSCLAIVFWQRRQQHSLEQRLLAAREDIALRAASEEALRLTQFSIDQSTVGILWVNWDSHVRYANRAAEHMLGYPQGALIERPLIDFEPGLHMDRWLNLWKRARASEEGPLSFETSCVRADGGILPADVSLSFLRFRDSEYLVVYLTDVTERRRALAALQESEARLQGIAANVPGLVFRLERAPVTGQIDFAYISEGSESLVGYAPAAIAHRDMGLRSLVHPDDRASYHQTQDQALDTDSDWSWQGRILTRQGEQRWAEIKAITRQLEDGAYVWDGIVWDISESKRIELELAASREQLRELSAHLESVREEEKARIAREVHDELGQMLTVLKLETSMCELAYAQLDPGLHERLNSMKRLIAQLFQLVRDVATALRPPILDAGIASAIEWQARRFEARTQIPCLVQVPDNLPALSDAKAIGLFRILQEALTNVMRHAQAHTVELTLALEGDELCLTVSDDGVGFVAAADRPTSFGLVGMRERVLIMGGRLVLESEPGEGTSLHVWVPVNEV is encoded by the coding sequence ATGATGCGTTTTTGCTGCCTGTGGGTTATCGGCTGGTTGTGTTTTCCCTTGATGGGCTGGGCGGCGTCTGCGCCGGCGGCGCATGCAGCGCTGTTGACGCCCTGCGAGCAGCAATGGCTGGCGCAACACCGTGAGCTGCGCGTTGGCCTGGTATTGCAGGCGCCGTACGCGCAATACGACCGGCGCTTGCAGCGACTGTCCGGGGCCAATGTCGAATTGATGAAGGCGCTGGCCAAGACGCTGAACGTCGAGCTGAGCTGGCGCAATTTTCAGGACCTGGCGCAACTGGAGGAGGCCGCCCGCGAAGGTGAAATCGACATCGCCCCGGGCCTGACCCAGACCCCGGGTGCGCTGCGCCTGTGGCTGTTTTCCGATCCTTACATGCGTGTGCCGCAACTGGTGGTCAGCGACCAGAAGAGCGGCGGCGTGGTCGAGCTGGAAAAGCTCGACAGCCTGTCCCGCGTCGCGGTGCGCATGCCCAGCGTCACCGCCGATTATTTGCGCAGCAATTATCCGCACCTGAATCTGCAAGGCGTGCCGCTGGAGCGTCAGGCGCTGCAACTGTTGCTGACTCAACAAGCGTCCTACGCCGTGATAGATGAAGCGCAACTCGGGCGGTTGTCCGCCGAACCTGAGTTCGCCGGGCTGGTGGTGGTCGGCGATATCGGCTTGCCGCAGCTGTTGCGGGTTGCCACGCGGCGCGACTGGCCGCAATTGGCCGGGATCATCGAAAGCGCCTTGCGAGCGATCCCGGCCAAGGATCTGGAGCGCCTGCACAACCAATGGCTGCAACCCAAGTACCCACGGCTGACGGAATCGCCGGGGTTCTGGCAGAACCTCAGTCTGCTGTTCGCGGTGTTGCTGCTCAGTTGCCTGGCCATCGTGTTCTGGCAACGACGCCAGCAACACAGCCTCGAACAGCGTCTGCTGGCTGCACGTGAAGACATCGCCCTGCGCGCGGCCAGCGAAGAAGCCTTGCGCCTGACCCAGTTTTCCATCGATCAAAGCACCGTCGGCATTCTCTGGGTCAACTGGGATAGCCATGTGCGCTACGCCAACCGCGCTGCGGAACACATGCTCGGTTATCCACAGGGCGCGCTGATCGAACGGCCGCTGATCGACTTCGAACCCGGCCTGCACATGGATCGCTGGCTCAACCTGTGGAAACGCGCGCGGGCCAGTGAAGAAGGGCCGCTGAGTTTTGAAACCAGTTGCGTGCGCGCCGATGGCGGCATCCTGCCGGCGGACGTCTCGCTGAGTTTTCTGCGTTTTCGCGACAGCGAGTATCTGGTGGTTTATCTCACCGACGTCACCGAGCGCCGCCGCGCCCTGGCCGCGTTGCAGGAAAGTGAAGCGCGCCTGCAAGGCATCGCCGCCAACGTTCCGGGGCTGGTGTTCCGCCTGGAGCGGGCGCCGGTGACCGGTCAGATCGATTTCGCCTACATCAGCGAGGGCAGCGAGAGTCTGGTCGGCTATGCGCCGGCCGCCATCGCCCATCGCGACATGGGCTTGCGCAGTCTGGTGCACCCGGACGACAGGGCCAGTTACCACCAGACTCAGGATCAAGCGCTGGACACTGACAGTGACTGGTCGTGGCAGGGTCGCATCCTCACCCGTCAGGGCGAGCAGCGCTGGGCCGAGATCAAGGCAATCACCCGACAGCTGGAGGATGGCGCCTATGTCTGGGACGGCATCGTCTGGGACATCAGCGAAAGCAAGCGCATCGAGCTGGAGCTGGCCGCCTCCCGCGAGCAACTGCGCGAATTGTCGGCGCACCTGGAAAGCGTGCGCGAAGAAGAGAAGGCGCGGATCGCCCGGGAAGTGCACGATGAACTGGGGCAGATGCTCACGGTGCTGAAGCTGGAAACCTCGATGTGCGAGCTGGCCTATGCGCAGCTCGACCCGGGGCTGCACGAGCGCTTGAACAGCATGAAGCGCCTGATCGCCCAGTTGTTCCAGTTGGTGCGCGATGTGGCGACGGCGCTGCGCCCGCCGATCCTCGATGCCGGGATCGCCTCGGCGATCGAGTGGCAGGCGCGGCGCTTCGAGGCGCGTACGCAGATTCCGTGTCTGGTGCAGGTGCCGGACAATCTGCCGGCGCTCAGCGATGCCAAGGCGATCGGGCTGTTCCGAATCCTGCAGGAGGCGCTGACCAACGTCATGCGCCATGCTCAGGCGCATACTGTGGAGCTGACACTGGCGCTGGAAGGCGATGAGTTGTGTCTGACGGTCAGCGACGATGGCGTAGGCTTTGTCGCTGCGGCGGATCGGCCGACGTCCTTTGGTTTGGTCGGTATGCGCGAGCGGGTTTTGATCATGGGAGGGCGGCTGGTACTGGAGAGTGAGCCGGGGGAGGGCACCAGTCTGCATGTGTGGGTGCCGGTGAATGAGGTTTGA
- a CDS encoding alpha/beta hydrolase family protein, translated as MPSVYRLAMPALCLSLILPCAFSVEAADPAPASTAEQPAAEKPAERQPLLERSQEEAAALERKVPAQEQQQLQAGADTFLALWKPANTAEPKGAVIIVPGAGETADWPQVIGPLRSKLPDVEWSSLSITLPDLQSDVIAPRVIAPSAAPKAPESGSKDSTTAQPIEQAAGGEAEVADQVVAETTEEQSKADAERIFARIDAAIAYAEQQSARRVVVLGHGTGAYWAARFLSERQSSQVEKLVMVDAQTPSKAKPQLAELTPTLKLPTADIFYMDKALDRNAALERMQASKRLKTSTFSQVALKALPDKKAEQEQMFRRVRGWLNPQKTD; from the coding sequence ATGCCCTCTGTCTACCGCCTGGCAATGCCAGCATTGTGCCTGTCGCTGATCCTGCCTTGTGCGTTTTCCGTCGAGGCCGCCGATCCGGCGCCCGCCTCCACCGCCGAGCAACCGGCCGCCGAAAAACCGGCCGAACGCCAGCCACTGCTTGAGCGTAGTCAGGAAGAAGCCGCGGCACTCGAACGCAAAGTCCCGGCACAAGAACAGCAGCAATTGCAGGCCGGCGCCGATACTTTCCTCGCCCTGTGGAAACCGGCCAACACTGCCGAGCCCAAAGGTGCGGTGATTATCGTCCCCGGCGCCGGCGAAACCGCTGACTGGCCGCAAGTGATCGGCCCACTGCGCAGCAAATTGCCCGATGTCGAGTGGAGCAGCCTGAGTATCACCCTGCCGGATCTGCAAAGCGATGTCATCGCACCGCGGGTGATTGCGCCCTCTGCCGCGCCGAAAGCCCCGGAAAGTGGCAGCAAGGATTCCACCACTGCGCAACCGATCGAACAGGCGGCGGGCGGTGAAGCGGAAGTGGCGGATCAGGTGGTCGCCGAAACGACTGAAGAACAATCCAAGGCTGATGCCGAGCGGATCTTTGCGCGGATCGATGCGGCGATCGCCTACGCCGAGCAGCAAAGCGCACGCCGGGTCGTGGTCCTCGGTCACGGTACGGGCGCGTACTGGGCAGCGCGCTTTCTCAGCGAGCGGCAGAGTTCCCAGGTCGAGAAACTGGTGATGGTCGATGCGCAAACGCCGAGCAAGGCCAAGCCACAGCTGGCCGAGCTGACGCCGACCCTGAAGTTGCCGACCGCCGACATTTTCTACATGGACAAGGCTCTGGATCGCAACGCGGCGCTGGAGCGCATGCAGGCCAGCAAGCGTTTGAAGACTTCGACCTTCAGCCAGGTGGCGCTCAAGGCGTTACCGGATAAAAAGGCTGAGCAGGAACAAATGTTCCGGCGGGTGCGTGGCTGGTTGAATCCGCAGAAGACTGACTGA
- a CDS encoding TerB family tellurite resistance protein, which yields MLWPGTLIGAGAGFAIASIPGAMLGALLGQALDRRLHLQSWGHLREKLGGRPMLRNDELLFVLLGRLAKSDGRVTDGHIQQARHEMNALEMSEPARRRAIAAFNRGKSGCDRLRGYLRRLSTQPHAAEGVLRACWRMVWADGRAGVSERELLAQWGKWLGWTTHQIQALANDYEPNKRPIVSAAVSYQEAMRLLGVSATSEPAQIKRAYRRLLSRHHPDKIAGSGATPEQVRDATEKTRELHNAFTLIRARRDFR from the coding sequence ATGTTGTGGCCAGGGACTCTGATTGGAGCCGGAGCGGGTTTTGCGATTGCCAGCATTCCGGGGGCCATGCTTGGGGCATTGTTGGGACAGGCGCTGGATCGGCGCCTGCATCTGCAAAGCTGGGGGCACTTGCGGGAAAAACTCGGCGGACGGCCGATGTTGCGCAACGACGAATTGCTGTTCGTGTTGCTCGGGCGTCTGGCCAAGAGTGACGGGCGAGTGACGGACGGCCATATCCAGCAGGCGCGCCATGAAATGAACGCCCTGGAAATGAGCGAGCCGGCGCGGCGGCGGGCGATTGCTGCGTTCAATCGCGGCAAGTCCGGCTGCGACCGCCTGCGCGGTTATCTGCGCCGCCTGAGTACTCAGCCGCATGCCGCCGAGGGCGTGTTGCGCGCCTGCTGGCGGATGGTCTGGGCCGACGGTCGTGCGGGCGTCAGTGAGCGTGAATTGTTGGCGCAGTGGGGCAAGTGGCTGGGTTGGACAACCCACCAGATTCAGGCGCTGGCCAATGATTACGAGCCCAATAAACGGCCGATTGTCAGTGCGGCGGTGAGTTATCAGGAAGCGATGCGCCTGCTCGGGGTGTCGGCGACCAGCGAGCCGGCGCAGATCAAGCGTGCCTATCGCCGGCTGCTCAGCCGTCATCACCCGGACAAGATCGCCGGCAGCGGCGCAACGCCGGAGCAGGTGCGTGACGCGACCGAGAAAACCCGCGAGCTGCACAACGCGTTTACGTTGATTCGAGCGCGACGGGATTTTCGCTGA
- the murU gene encoding N-acetylmuramate alpha-1-phosphate uridylyltransferase MurU, producing MKAMILAAGKGERMRPLTLTTPKPLVRAGGVPLIEYHLRALAAAGFSEIVINHAWLGQQIEDYLGDGSQFGLSIQYSPEGEPLETGGGIFRALPLLGDDAFLVVNGDIWTDYDFSVLHQPINGLAHLVLADNPAHHPTGDFTLTDGRVQDGQQGAQTLTYSGIAVLHPQLFDGCADGAFKLAPLLRKAMADGQVSGERLKGHWVDVGTHERLAEAEALIEASR from the coding sequence ATGAAAGCGATGATTCTGGCGGCAGGCAAGGGCGAGCGTATGCGCCCGCTGACCCTGACCACCCCCAAACCGCTGGTGCGTGCCGGCGGCGTGCCGTTGATCGAATATCACCTGCGCGCGCTGGCGGCGGCTGGTTTCAGCGAGATCGTGATCAACCATGCCTGGCTCGGTCAGCAGATCGAGGATTACCTGGGCGACGGTTCGCAGTTCGGTTTGAGCATCCAGTACTCGCCGGAAGGTGAGCCGCTGGAAACCGGCGGCGGCATTTTCCGCGCCTTGCCGTTACTCGGTGACGATGCGTTCCTGGTGGTCAACGGCGATATCTGGACCGATTACGACTTCAGCGTGCTGCATCAACCGATCAACGGTCTGGCGCATCTCGTACTGGCGGACAACCCGGCTCATCATCCGACGGGCGATTTCACTCTGACTGACGGCCGGGTACAGGATGGCCAGCAAGGCGCGCAAACCCTGACCTACAGCGGCATCGCCGTGCTCCATCCGCAGTTGTTCGATGGCTGCGCGGACGGCGCATTCAAGCTCGCACCACTGCTGCGCAAAGCCATGGCTGACGGACAGGTCAGCGGTGAGCGTCTGAAAGGTCACTGGGTGGATGTCGGTACGCATGAGCGTCTGGCCGAAGCTGAAGCATTGATAGAAGCGAGTCGTTGA
- a CDS encoding aminoglycoside phosphotransferase family protein — MPDQDVRLQHLKVWLDEQLAILFADQGWGAVPPATLTAASSDASFRRYFRWEGEGRSFVVMDAPPPQENCKPFVDIAFLLAKSGINVPKIYAEDLERGFLLLNDLGNKTYLDVIDSENADALFSDALQALLAFQQLPMVAPLPSYDVALLRRELELFPEWYVKRELGIEFDAAQQQQWQAVSDLLIDSALAQPKVLVHRDYMPRNLMLSEPNPGVLDFQDAVYGPVTYDVTCLFKDAFLSWPEERVRGWLESYWQQAAALDIPVQADFEDFLRASDLMGVQRHLKVIGIFARICHRDGKPRYLADVPRFFAYIEAVIARRPELADLQALLASLRGGVSA, encoded by the coding sequence ATGCCTGACCAAGATGTACGCTTGCAACACCTGAAAGTTTGGCTCGATGAGCAGTTGGCAATCCTGTTTGCAGATCAGGGCTGGGGCGCCGTGCCCCCGGCCACGTTGACCGCGGCCAGCAGTGACGCGAGTTTCCGCCGTTATTTCCGCTGGGAAGGAGAGGGGCGCAGCTTCGTCGTGATGGACGCGCCGCCACCCCAGGAAAACTGCAAACCGTTCGTGGATATCGCCTTTTTGCTGGCGAAATCCGGAATTAACGTGCCGAAAATTTATGCAGAAGACCTCGAACGCGGATTTCTTTTGCTCAATGACCTGGGCAACAAGACCTATCTGGACGTGATCGACAGCGAAAATGCCGACGCTTTGTTCAGCGATGCCCTGCAGGCACTGTTGGCTTTTCAGCAATTGCCGATGGTCGCACCGCTGCCGAGTTACGACGTGGCGCTGCTGCGCCGCGAGCTGGAACTGTTCCCCGAGTGGTACGTAAAGCGCGAACTCGGCATCGAGTTCGACGCGGCACAGCAGCAACAATGGCAAGCCGTCAGCGATCTGCTGATCGACAGCGCCCTGGCCCAGCCGAAAGTGCTGGTGCACCGCGACTACATGCCGCGCAATCTGATGCTCAGCGAGCCGAATCCGGGCGTACTGGATTTTCAGGATGCGGTCTACGGCCCGGTCACCTACGACGTGACCTGCCTGTTCAAGGACGCTTTCCTCAGCTGGCCTGAAGAACGCGTGCGCGGCTGGCTGGAAAGTTACTGGCAGCAAGCCGCGGCGCTGGACATCCCGGTGCAGGCTGACTTCGAAGACTTCCTGCGCGCCAGCGACCTGATGGGCGTACAACGCCACCTGAAAGTCATCGGCATTTTTGCGCGGATCTGCCATCGCGATGGCAAGCCGCGCTACCTGGCCGACGTGCCGCGTTTCTTCGCCTATATAGAAGCGGTGATCGCGCGCCGTCCTGAACTGGCTGACCTGCAGGCATTGCTCGCCAGTCTGCGTGGCGGAGTGAGCGCATGA